In Gopherus evgoodei ecotype Sinaloan lineage chromosome 16, rGopEvg1_v1.p, whole genome shotgun sequence, the DNA window ggggggcgctctgccagttgctgggagggcggaaggcggctccagtggacctcccgcaggtgtccctgcggagggtccgccagtcccacggctccggtggatcatcctcaggcacacctgcgggagatccaccagagccgtgggacgggcagaccctctgcagggaagcctgGGGGAGattcaccagagccgcgggactggcgagcagcagagcgccccccgtggcatgctgccgtgcttggggcggttaaatggctagagctggccctgcttataGACATTTAACAGGGCAGAACACTGAGGCCTGTGACCAAGCCACAGGACTCCAGTCATCCCTGCTTTAATCCACTAGACCCCACATGCCTCCCAAAGCCAAGAATGCAGCCCAGGAGCCCTGATGCCCAGTCCCCACTGCTTGGATCCCTTAGACAacactcccctcccatccccagttcTTAGCTGGTTTATCTGGCCCCTGAACAGAGTTCCACTGGCTTCTGCTATGTGCACAGCAGATGTGGGTTTCCTCCCTAACCTGGAAACAAACCTTTACAGCCAAGTAACGGGCTGATGGAGCAATGAGAGGAGCCGAATGGCTGAGAGGAAAAATACAGGCACATTTCCTGGCTTTGTGTGTGCTTACGAGGGGGAGCATGAGAGCACAGCCCCTTGCCACTGGCATTCGCTTGAGGCTGGAGTTTTCCACAGAAGCTCCTGAATTGGTCCAGGGCAGGGTCTTCATCCCAGCATGCTCTGGAGAGCGAGGGAAGCTGGGTGGGCATAGAAAGGGCACAGTGATGCCAGCCCCACCTCTGGGTGGCTAGAGGGCAAGTGTCAGCAGGCTCCTGCCAGCGGGTGTCCGCATGGCACTGAGCTACCAGCTGCCTTGCAGACCAAGGGGCCGAGCTccaccctgcctgcccacctggtTCCTAGACCCCTGGAGGAGGCAGGGGCACTTACCCATGCTGCTGGCAGAGCCGTGCCATATTCTCCACGTGAGCCGGCCTCTCTGGCCCTGTGACACTGCAGCCTGTGTGACTCCAGCCAGAAGGCAGCatgctgggaaggggagctgccgCTGACCTTTTCACCCCTCGTGTGGCCGAGCAATTGCTGGTAAGTGACTTGCACCAGCCCCGCCTCTGTCCTCCGGCTCCAATGGCCACGCCAGGCAGCGTAGTGAGACAAGGCCTGGCCTGCCGTGCACTGGGCCCATTCAGCACCATGCTGCCTGCACTGCACTGCCGCACAGCCCCTGGGAGCAGATGAGGTGGGGACTGGAGCAGTGAggggcccctgcagctgaggcCCTGCACCCACCCTGAGAGCATCGTTTGCTGGTAGCGCCCGGGGAGAGAGCATTACACCTGCCTGACTGGGCGGGGAAGGGGAGATGCTGGCAGGCCGCACATGGCTGCAAGCCCAGGCCCAGCCTCTCTCGTTCCCTTTCCACGGGTGACATCTAGCGGCTGAGAGCCCCATGCAcatcccccaaggccctgccctccccccgggCATCTGGCAGCTCCCACTATGAACTGGTCCGCATGGGAGCATGTGCCAGAGGGGAAGCACAGTGcatcacccccacagctccctccaggGACCATTCTAGCAGAAGCATCCGGCACATGCACTTGTCCCAGTctctgactccccccccccctccactcgCAAGGCTCAAAGCTTCTAGCTGTCACCACGAGTTACTGGAGAGCTGAGAATGCAGAAACCGTGCAATGAAAACCCACccgctccccctcctcctgcagcccgCGTCTGGGGAGTGAGGTTCCAGGATCTCGCAGCACCGCGAGGCATGCACTGCCTGATTGCAGAGCACTTGCTCGTGCCCTAGGGAGAgctggctgggtgcagggggctggctcCCCACTCTTCTGTCCAGCTGCTAACTGTAACGAAGAGGCACGCGATAGGTTCCAGAAGCTCTGACGATACTTTCCAAAGACGGCTAAGGCAGAGTTCCCCAAGGAGGCTGTTCTGTCACCAGTGGGCAAATGCCCCCATGCTCACCATGGGAGGGGCTGCACGGGAGCCCAGCTCTCTGGCCAGATGCCACCTGCACTGACGCTATGCTGGGAGCCTGGACGGAGAGCATGAGATCCTCGGTCGggccaggaggggctcagggaagtGCCACTGTGGGCGCCAGTCAGACAGCAGCGTGTGCCAGGCACCCTGCAGCCACCCTTCCTGCCTGGCCCCAGGGCGGCGGGGAGCTGGTCAGAGTTCATGCAGTGACAGCTCTGCGCCTTCCTCAGACACCTTCCTCTCCAGGCATTCAGGGAACAGGACCGTCGTTACTCCCACTTCCTTCCACTTGAACTGGGCTGGCCCAGAGCCAAGCACATCCTAGACAAGGGGGCCGAGAGGGCCTGGCCTGAGGAGATCATCAGGAGATAGACGACCTGGGCACACACAACAACCCGAGGGACCATCCCAGGACAGCCGGAGCCCCTGAGGGT includes these proteins:
- the LOC115636170 gene encoding uncharacterized protein LOC115636170 isoform X3 gives rise to the protein MLSGWVQGLSCRGPSLLQSPPHLLPGAVRQCSAGSMVLNGPSARQARPCLTTLPGVAIGAGGQRRGWCKSLTSNCSATRGVKRSAAAPLPSMLPSGWSHTGCSVTGPERPAHVENMARLCQQHGIPLWVAPILEQAATMKCDKSRRHKAYRLIRRRLVVHVTLEDLHLLNHPEAWSAQPCLQ
- the LOC115636170 gene encoding uncharacterized protein LOC115636170 isoform X1 — protein: MLSGWVQGLSCRGPSLLQSPPHLLPGAVRQCSAGSMVLNGPSARQARPCLTTLPGVAIGAGGQRRGWCKSLTSNCSATRGVKRSAAAPLPSMLPSGWSHTGCSVTGPERPAHVENMARLCQQHGIPLWVAPILEQAATMKCDKSRRHKAYRLIRRRLWEGRIGLEKTKYPTYIYPKELKNLMRSAFPAGVCDYPDPDHSKVVHVTLEDLHLLNHPEAWSAQPCLQ
- the LOC115636170 gene encoding uncharacterized protein LOC115636170 isoform X2, with amino-acid sequence MLSGWVQGLSCRGPSLLQSPPHLLPGAVRQCSAGSMVLNGPSARQARPCLTTLPGVAIGAGGQRRGWCKSLTSNCSATRGVKRSAAAPLPSMLPSGWSHTGCSVTGPERPAHVENMARLCQQHGIPLWVAPILEQAATMKCDKSRRHKAYRLIRRRLVRAKEVVHVTLEDLHLLNHPEAWSAQPCLQ